CATCAATTCCATCAAATTCATCAGAATTTTTATAGATCGCATTTTGCGCATCGCTACGCTCTAGTTTATTTGGCCTCCAAATTGATTTATCTTTGGCATAAACCAAAATATGGTCATGATTATCAGAAATCCATTTCGCGTCATTTGATGGCGATGATTTCTTTTGCCATATTACGTTTGAAATAAAATTCCGACGGCCAAATATTTCGTCACACATTACTTTTAGATAGTGCGCCTCATCATCATCAATTGAAATCCATAACGAGCCATTTTCAGATAAAAGATCTCGAATTAAAGAAACTCTTGGATACATTGTTGATAGCCACCAACTATGTTCAAGTTTGTCGTCATAATGTCCGAAATCGTTCTGGGTGTTGTAGGGTGGATCGATATAAATGCACTTAACCTGACCCGCATAAAATGGGAGCAAGGCTTTGAGGGCTAGCAAGTTGTCGCCCTGAATAATCATATTCTCTGAATCATCGCCAAAGGACTTCTCCTGCTTAAGCAAGTGGTATGGCACGCCCTTGGTTGCATCTATTGCTTGATTCTTGTTTATCCAATCTAGGAATGGCATTTTTACCTTACTGTAATTTAAGAATGTCGCTCAAAGCGGTCATTAAATAATCTCAACAACTATCATTTTGCGTTATTTGCTACCCATGATCAATTTTGTCCCTCAAAACTACATTATTGGTTTGGTAGCTCACTTAATGAGCCTTTAGCTCTCTAATCTCCTTCTAAGGACCACCTTTAGGAGATAGTCATGAAATACCTACTCACCATATTTTTGCTTGCCCAAGCAGCCCTATACGCACAAAAGAGCTTTGCTCAAGTAACTAATTTAGACAATTCACCCTACAACATGCAAAACAGCCAATACAACATGGAGAACTCACCCTACAACATGCGCAACAGTCCATACAACATGGACAACAGCGCATATAACGCCAGCGCCAAGAATGGGGTTTACGACAATACGGGCAATCGCCTTGCTTACGAAGTTCAAGCTCCAACTGGGGTTACTAACTACTTTGACAATTCAGGTAATCGAATTGGCTATACGCCTGCCAAACGGTAGCGCCATGATTTCCAGCGCAATCATCCTAAGCATCTTGGTTCCATTGCAAATTTCGCTTAAAGACCCAAGATTTGAACCATTTATTGTCAAGGCAACCATTGATGCTGCAGTAATTGCTGGCATTCCATCTTCAAGATCAGCAAAGAAATATGCATTGCAGGCTCAAAAGCCTGATTTCTTAATGTCTGAGGCTTTTCTCGCTTCTGAGACAGTTAGTTGGCGAAGACTGTACTTTAGAAAACTCTTTTCCTAATAGGCTCATTTCATGAGCTAGTCGAGTAAGATTCAATTATCAAATCCAATAGAGAGTAGTTATGGGTGACATGGAACGACTTCACAAAATCAAATACATGATTCAAGCTCGTGAATGCGTTCCGCTGAATGACTTTCTTGATGAGCTCGAAATATCAAAAGCGACATTCAAAAGAGACCTTGAATATCTTAGAAGCAGAATGAATGCCTCTATTGTCTATGACAGATTTAAGGGTGGTTATTGTTTTGATGGACAAGTCGTTGGCGAAAAGATTGAGCTTCCAGGGCTATGGTTCTCTGAGAAAGAGGCTACTGCCCTTGTTCTCATGCAACACCTTCTATCAGGCTTAGATAAGGGCGGATTAATTGAGCCTCATATTGCGCCGCTCACCTCAATCATTGATGGCATTCTTGGACAGAGCAACACGCCTACTAAAGAGCTACGCAAAAGACTAAAAGTATTTGGAATGTCTGCCCGAAAAGGCACCATAGATAACTTTGAAGAAATTGGTAGCGCCCTGCTTAAACGCAAACGTCTTGTCATCACTTATCACGCTCGTGGCACCAATAAAACTACGGAGCGAGAGATATCTCCGCAACGATTGATCTTTTATAGGGATAACTGGTATTTGGATGCCTATTGCCATCTACGTAAAGATCTACGCAGTTTCACTCTTGATGGGATTGCTAAAGTTGTTGTTATCAACATAAAGGCTGATGAGGTCTCAGATAAGCAATTGCATGAACACTTTGCTGAAAGTTATGGAATCTTCTCAGGCAAAGCAAGCCAAAGAGCAAAGCTAAAGTTTTCTCCCGAGAAAGCACGATGGGTTAGTGCCGAGACATGGCATGGTCAACAGGTTGGATCATTTGATAAAGATGGAAATTATCTCTTGGAGTTTGATTACAACCAAGATCCTGAGCTAGTGATGGATATCTTGAAATACGGATCCGGAGTGGAAGTTCTTGCCCCAACAACCCTTCGAAAAAGGATTGAAGAGGAGTTGGGCAAGGCATTACAGCACTACTAAACAATCTTAATCGACATTATTGGCAGTTTGCACTTTTCCAATTGAAAGATTGTCACCCTCACCCTTAGCAGCATTCATATCCTTTTGCTGTTCGGCTAAGGATGTTGGATAGCAACCAGCAAACCAACCGTGATTAGAGAGGTAATTGCGATGGTATAGATGAATTGACTCATAAGGGTTTCTGTAAAGGAGGTAAAAATGGGGGTCAGAGCCCCCGTATCGTTGATTAGAACTTGTAGCCTAAGCCGACTAGCAAGTTGTAAGCATTGGCATTTGAAGTTATAGATGAGGTCACGGTATATCCCGCAACTGTGCCTGTAGAGCTAGCAGTTTGATTGCCATAGCTCATATAGTTAAATTCACCAAATCCATATAAACCACCTGTAATGATCTGTTTATATCCAAGACCGAGCGAATAGCCTGTGTAATTGGTGTTGGTTGAATTTGAACCAAAGTTATCTTTTACGGTAGCGCCTGTATATCCAACTTTTCCATATAGCAAACCATCTGTTCCAATTGGTGTTGCTGGTGATAAGAAGATGTTGTATGAATTTTCTTTGTTGTACTGCCCGTTACCTAAAGATGTTCCCAAAACGCTTCCTGAGTAATTTGCTTTTTGACCTGCAATTGGTGAATACTCGGCACCGATACCCAACAAGAAATCTTTTGTAATTGCACCCATGTAACCAACTGTGACAACGCCAGTAAATCCATTTGAGTTGCTGATTGATGTGTTGATTGGCGCAGTACCCACACCTGAAACTGTAAAGTTACTATTTGAATAACTAGGTGCAACACTTTCGTAGCCAATACCAACCTGACCATAAGCCCCTTCAAACTTTGACTGAGCACTCGCAACACCAATTGATGCTGAAATAAGCCCCACAGAAATTAACGCTTTAGATAATTTTTTCACTTTTATTTCCCCTTGCTGGTTAATGGAAAATTGAGTATCAGCTTGGAGAGAATGAGTTTCAATAAAATTCAAACATAAAAAATATACATATTAGATATGTATATTTTTCTTTTCTAATTAAAGAAGTTTTTACCCAAATCATTAATAAGTTTTTTTAGCTTATCAGTTGGTGTCAATAATTTTTGACGCTTATC
The window above is part of the beta proteobacterium CB genome. Proteins encoded here:
- a CDS encoding Helix-turn-helix type 11 domain protein, with amino-acid sequence MGDMERLHKIKYMIQARECVPLNDFLDELEISKATFKRDLEYLRSRMNASIVYDRFKGGYCFDGQVVGEKIELPGLWFSEKEATALVLMQHLLSGLDKGGLIEPHIAPLTSIIDGILGQSNTPTKELRKRLKVFGMSARKGTIDNFEEIGSALLKRKRLVITYHARGTNKTTEREISPQRLIFYRDNWYLDAYCHLRKDLRSFTLDGIAKVVVINIKADEVSDKQLHEHFAESYGIFSGKASQRAKLKFSPEKARWVSAETWHGQQVGSFDKDGNYLLEFDYNQDPELVMDILKYGSGVEVLAPTTLRKRIEEELGKALQHY